The nucleotide sequence GGCCTGTCTGAATTCTGTGACATCCTTGCCCACACACAGGACCTCCCTGACATTGCCCGAAGCGTCCAGCAGGGCTTTGTTCGTCCAGGTAATCCAGACTCTTGAACCGTCCTTGAGCATATTCTCGTTTTCATTGCTTTCAAATAGCTCTGGATGCTGCCCTATTTCAACGATCATGCTTCGGAGGTCCTTGCCGGAGGCATCTGCCACAGGAACTATCGTTCCTATCACGTTACGGCCAATGATCTCATTATGCTTGTATCCAAAAAAGCGTTGAGCAAACTCGTTGAAGAAGGTGACCACTCCATTCTTGTCCATACGCAGGATAATGCTGTTGGCATTCTCCACCAGTTCCCGGTAGCGTTCCTCACTTTCCCTGAGCGCCATCCCGGTCTGCCTGTGTTCTTTTAATTCGTTATTGAGCTTGTCAATGGTATCAAAAAGTTTTTCAGACATCTGGTTGAAGGACCTGGTCAGGTTGCGGACTTCCAAAAACCAGGATCGTTCTGGAATTTTCTCTGACAGCGAACCTGAGGCCAAGTTGCGTGATGCCTCATCCAGCAGGCTGACGGGTCTGGTAATTCCCCTGGCCATAAATGTCCCGATTAAAAGAATCAGGGCCAGGACGCCCGAGGTCAGCAAGATAGTGATCCTGTTTTGAGTCACGATCCCGGCCATGAAATCGGATTCAGGCACGGAAACCACCATTAGCCAGTCAATACCGGGTTCAACTCTAAGCGAGGTTGTCTGCAATAAATATTTCTGCCCATTTACTTCGTAATCAAGATAGTGTTTTCCACTGATTGATTCGAGATCATCAAACCTGTCCATTAAGGCTCTGACAGCCCCTCGAACAGCAGGATCTTCACTCTCAACCCCGTGCACCCTGCTACTCAGGGACGGGTCCTCATCAACAATAAGGACTGGGCTTTTTGAACAGGCCACCAGATCCCCTGAACGCTCCATGATAAAGGCCTGCCCAGATTTTCCGATGCTGAGCCCCTTGAGAAAATTGGAAAGATGAGAGAGGAAAAGGTCCACAGAGACTACCCCCAGAAACTCTCCCTGCCTGTCATAGACAGGACGGCTTACAGCCAGTGACATATCGTGCCCGGTAAAAACGATATAAATGTCGCTGTAGACCGGTCCGCCCTCGTCCCGTGCCAGGACATACCAGGGTCTGGTCCTGGCGTCGTAATCATGCACAACGGCCAGTTCCCGGCCTGGGCTTGCGTGGGAATCCAGGGAGATTTTGCGGAAAGTTCCGGATTGGAAACTGTCCGTAACAATGATGTAGCGGGAATCGTCCAGAGGTTCACGGCCACTGTTGGCCAGGCCTCCCAGGTTATTTCCGAAATATATGCTGGTGATCGTAGGAAACAGTTCCACCTGATCAACAAAACGGGCAATCAGGGTTTCCTGATCTGCAATACCTCCCATTTCCAGTCCAATGGTCCGGGCATTGTTCTTATTGATCAACTGGGGAACAGTCAGATAGTTCTGTACGTGCTGGCTGATATGCCCGGTGATTTCTCCACGCAACTCTTGGGACATAACACCCAAGGCCTGGCGAGAATTATGAAATGAAAGCAGAGCCACCAGGCCGCAAGCAAATACTGTGGTAAAAGCGAAAAATACTACCAATCCAGTTTTTAGAGAGACTCCGTCAGGAAAGTATTTCATATGGCAACTATCCTTGCTTGTTTAATCAACTCGCCATTAATGATATCGCGACAAAGTAAAATATACCCTTGTTCCTGTGCCAGGCTCACTTTCAACCCAGATTTTACCCCCATGCTTCTCCACGAATTCTTTGCACAGGATAAGCCCCAGGCCTGTACCTTTTTCCCCGTCAGTCCCAAGCTGCCTTTTAATTTTATCAACAGTAAAAATTGATGAAAGTACAATGTCATTCATACCTATTCCGTCATCCTGGACACAGATTTCCACATCTGAGTCTTTCTTTTCTGCGGTTATAGAAATATTACCGCCTTGATTTGTAAACTTGACTGCATTGAAGACCAGATTACGAACTATGGTGCTCAACATTGGCTGATCAGCCAGCACTAAAATATCCTGGGGGATATCGTACTTAATAAAAATCCCCTTCTTTTCAGCCAAATCTCTGGCAGTACTTAGAATTTGGATAATAATTTCATGAAGATTGCATTTTTCAGGGCTGAAATTCATGCCTCCCTGGCTCATACGTGCCCATTGCATCAAGTCATTAAGAAGTTCCAGTGCGTTTTTCGAACTCTTCAGCATTTCAGCTGATATGAGACTGATATCTTCCTGGGAAATGGATCCTGCTTCCTGGGCAAGGAGTTGCGATGTGCTGTATATACCGGAAATAGGGGATTTGAGATCATGGGAAATAATAGAAAATAGCTTGTCCTTTTCAGCGTTTACCTTTTCAAGCTGCTGGTTGATGTTCTTAATTTCCTCTTCGGCCTTTTTCCGGTCGGTTATGTCCTGGGCTGCACCAGTCAGGACCTTTGGTTGGCCAGTACCTTCATACTCAACCTTTCCCATGGTATGAATATATCTGACCTCGCCTGTATCCTGACGGATAATGCGGAATTCAATGTCATACGGTTCATCTTTCTCTATCGCCCCGGCAATAGCCTTTTTAATTGCAGGTATGTCTTCAGGGTGTCCTATTGTAAACAGCTCAGATGTGGTTAGCTGGGTCTGGTTATATCCATGAATTCTTTTCCAGTTGTCTGACAAAAGCCA is from Desulfonatronovibrio magnus and encodes:
- a CDS encoding PAS domain S-box protein codes for the protein MKYFPDGVSLKTGLVVFFAFTTVFACGLVALLSFHNSRQALGVMSQELRGEITGHISQHVQNYLTVPQLINKNNARTIGLEMGGIADQETLIARFVDQVELFPTITSIYFGNNLGGLANSGREPLDDSRYIIVTDSFQSGTFRKISLDSHASPGRELAVVHDYDARTRPWYVLARDEGGPVYSDIYIVFTGHDMSLAVSRPVYDRQGEFLGVVSVDLFLSHLSNFLKGLSIGKSGQAFIMERSGDLVACSKSPVLIVDEDPSLSSRVHGVESEDPAVRGAVRALMDRFDDLESISGKHYLDYEVNGQKYLLQTTSLRVEPGIDWLMVVSVPESDFMAGIVTQNRITILLTSGVLALILLIGTFMARGITRPVSLLDEASRNLASGSLSEKIPERSWFLEVRNLTRSFNQMSEKLFDTIDKLNNELKEHRQTGMALRESEERYRELVENANSIILRMDKNGVVTFFNEFAQRFFGYKHNEIIGRNVIGTIVPVADASGKDLRSMIVEIGQHPELFESNENENMLKDGSRVWITWTNKALLDASGNVREVLCVGKDVTEFRQAQKALEESEERFRVLFRENPDPLFIWRMDDSLFDVNDAACRLLGYTREELLGMNLADIQAPSIQGRRGTIIEKEILLSTFESLDLHKNGREIPVEVITAPIRLHGEAYALSAARDITDRKLAETALEKAKNEAEAANRAKSEFLANMSHEIRTPLNGIMGMMQLLSATGLNSEQQELVNLGNISAKRLTQLLSDILDLSSIEAEKMIIREHEFSLNDICSSIKDLFLIPARDKGIDYDCSLDSSLPAKIIGDDTRLQQILFNLVGNAVKFTEDGSASLSISPVSQSNSGHNRILFSITDTGTGISEDKLDNLFKPFSQADGTMTRQHQGAGLGLVLVNRLVNMMGGNISIESEPGEGTTVHVVLPFKIPEKTLSQDVQATVQPAGKSGGLHILLAEDDSLNQIFIKRMLGKDGQKVTLANNGKEAVDMLHEQTFDCILMDIQMPVMTGVEATKAIRESTTIGAKKDIPIIAVTAHTQPGDKERFLEAGMDDYIGKPVNLEDFHRVFSKFFGEEKIQA